In Chloroflexota bacterium, the genomic window AATGAACTTCGGCTAAAGCTAGAGAACCATCTCGTTCCCAGGGAGAGCACCGGATGCGCTCCTCACAGGCTGTGCCAAGCGCCTATTGACGGAGACTCGTTCCCCTCGTAGGATGAAACCGAACCCCCCCAGTCGCTTCGACGGCTGGGTCGAGGCCGCCTTTCGGCGGCCTCTGTTTTTCGCCTCGGTGAGCTGATGGAGACGAACGTCTCGATTGACGGGGTCAATAATGCCCGCCGAAGGATCCGAGCGAGACGCCCTCACATCACTAGGCGATTGTTCACCTGCAATGGCAAACCCCTTCCTCGGCCATCCTGAGGGCGAGCCGCACAAAAGACAACAATGCCTTGGCTCGCCCCTACACCTGAAACTCCCGCTCCCCCTAGAACGGAGGCTCGGGGGGCAGGAGGCAGCGGTCGCGGCGGGAGAAGCCGACGGTGTCGCAGCGGCGGAGGTATTCCTCGCGGACGCGGACATAGAGCTGGCGGTAGGCCTCATAGCCCCTGTCCATCTTGCCCGCGCCGCCGCCGGCAAGCACCGCGCTGGGCTCCATGGTGTCCGGGTTGAGGAGGATGGAGACGGCGTGGCTCACCTCGAGGGTATCGGCCAGGGCGTGGAGGCGCTCTGTCTCCTCTTCCCTATCGGGGCAGTTCTCCAGGTGGAACTTGAGGCGCATGGCGCCGTAGGAGACGTGGCGAGCCTCGTCCTGCATGATGCGCTGGAACATGATCTTGTCCACTTCCGTCTGGCAGAGGAACTCGGAGAAGCGGAAGAGATCGAGGACGATGCCTTCGTCAATGAACTGGACGGCGTAGGAGTTCTTGTTGTAATCGGCTCGGATGGCTGGCTGATCGGGCATCAGGCCCAGGGCGGCGGCGGTGTCCATCTTGGGCTGCATCGAAGCGCCCATGCCGCCGCCGTTGGCGAAGGCGCGCTTGCGGAAGACTTCCAGGTGGCGGGTCTCGTCCATGATCTGGGCGCCCAGGAACATCTTCACCTCGTGGTAGGCATAGCCGATCTTGGCGAGCCATTCGCCCAGGTGGTCGGCGGCGAGGAACTCCACGCGGGTGAAGTGGGTGCAAATCATGCAGAGGGCGCGCTCCAGATCGCGGGGGAGGGGCGTGAGCCGCTCCCAGGGGATATCGCGGGTGGCGGACCACTGGCGGGAGACGGCCTCCTCATAGAGGGCCATGACGTTATCGGCCCAAACCTGATAGCGCTTGTTGGCGGCATAGGCCATGGGATAGAGGGGCCACCGGGGATCCATGGCGGCGCCGCGGATCTGCTGGGTGGCGAAGCCATCTTCGGGGGGCGGCGGGTCGCCGGCTTCGATGAGGTTCATGAGGGTGAGGCCGCGCTTGCTGGGCTTGGCCTTGACGCCCCAGGAGCCCCAGCCGCCGGAGCCATCGCCGGGTTCGGCGTTGAGCCAGCGGCCCGGCTCCAGATCGCCGCGGCGGATGCGCTGGAGGTGCGGCAGGGAGCGCATCGTCTCCCAAGCCTGCTTCGGCGTCACGCTTGCGCTCATGGTCGCCTCCCATCCCGACGGTAGACCTTAGGGGCATGATAGGCAGGCATGGCCCGGGAGTCAATGCGCCTCCGCTCCTGGTATACTGGAAGTCCGGGCCATGACCATACGCAACCTCGTCATCCGCGACGCCGTCGAGTCCGACCTCCCGGCCATCGTCGCCATCTTCAACGAAGCGGTCGCCAACGGCTATTCCACGGCGCAGACGACGCCCGTCACAGTGGAGAGTCGCATCCCCTGGTTCCGCAGCCATTCGCCGAAGCGGCCGTTCTGGGTGGCTGAGGTGGACGGCAAGGTGGCCGCGTGGTTCAGCTTCCAGGACTTCCACGACCGCTCGGGCTACCACATCACAGCGGAAGTGAGCGTGTATCTCACGGCGGCGCACCAAGGGCATGGCCTGGGCAAGCGGCTGCTGGAGCAGGCCATCGCCGGCGCGCCGAAGCTGGGGCTACGGAACCTGGTGGGCCTGGTGCAGGCCCACAATGAGCATAGCGTGAAGCTCTTCACCCGGGCGGGTTTCGCCGAGTGGGGCCGCCTGCCCAAAGTGGCCGAGATGAACGGCATCGAGCGCGACCTGGTGATTTTCGGGCGACGGGTCCCCTAGCGGCGCGGTGCTACAATCGCCCTAGCTCACCCGGGGCAATGCTATGGCGCAGCGCACGAAGGCCTCTTCGGCAACCCTTTCGCTCCTCCGCGGCGGCGAGGTCACGAACCCGCGCGCCATCCCGGCCGGGCACAACGCCGCCTTCCTGGTGGACGTGCGCCAGGGTGATGCGGCCTGCAAGGCCGTCTACAAGCCGCGCGACGGCGAGCGGCCGCTGTGGGATTTCCCGTACGGAACGCTCTACCGCAGGGAGTACCTGGCCTGGCGCGTGAGCGAGGCGCTAGGGTGGGAGATCGTGCCTGCGACGGCGATCCGCGAAGGGCCCTACGGCATCGGCTCGCTACAGCTCTTCATCGAAGCAGTCCCCGAGGCGCACTACTTCACGATCCAGGAGCAGCGCCGCGCCGACCTGACGCCCATCGCCGTCTTCGACTGCCTCATCAACAACACGGACCGCAAAGGCGGGCATATCCTCCAGGCCAAGGGCGACGGCCGCCTATGGGGGATAGACCACGGCCTGAGCTTTCACGCGGAGCCGAAGCTGCGCACGGTGATGTGGGAGCTGGACAAAGCGCCGCTCCCGGCGAGCCTTGTCCCGGCCATCGCCACGCTGTGCCATGACGAGGCGCTGACGAAAGAAATCACGTCGCACCTTGCGCCGGGAGAGGTGACGGCCTTCTACCAGCGCGTGGAGGCCTTAGCCGCTGCGCGCGCGATCTCCTTCAAGCCCTTCGCCGACCGCCGGCGGCCCTACCCGTGGCCGCCTTTATAAGGAGTCCCCATGACCCGATGCAATTACCCCAAGTGCGAGCGCGTTGTCCGCGAGCAGAATAAGTACGGCCTGTGCCATGTGCATGTGGACATGGCCGACTTCATTATCTGGTTCAGCGGCTATCTCCAGCGCGCGGAGAGCGTGGCCGGGCGGGGCGCGGCGATGCGCCCAAGCGGCCTGGTGGTGCCGCCGGGGGCATAAGAGGTCCGCCTGAGAGAATCCTTGACACTCTCCCGGCCTGGTTGCTAGAGTGAGATTTAGCAGTCCGCCAGCCCAAGCGCTACCCCGGAGCTTCTGATCTATGCCTATCTATGAGTACTTGTGCCCGCAAGAGCACCGCTTTGAGCTGAAGCAGAGCTTCAGCGCGGAGACGATCGCCACATGCCCCACGTGCTCGACCCAGGCCAAGCGCCTGCTGCACGTGCCTGCCGTGGTGTATAAGGGCAGCGGCTTCTATACCACGGACTACGCCCGCAAAGGGACGGACTCCGAGAACGGCTCCAAGCCAGATGCAAAGGGCGAAAAAAAAGAGGGCGCGGCGGCCTCTTCCGAGAGCAAGGGCGAGGCGAAGACCGAGACGAAGACCGAGACGAAGAGCGAGTCCAAGAACACCCCCGCCAAAGAGGCTTCGCCCGCGGCGGCCAAGTAGCGAACTGCGAAGGAACCAGGAACTAGGGAACGCAGGAAGTTAGGGAGCCGGAGTGCGCGCACTCGTCCAGCGCGTCGCCAGGGCGTCCGTCGCCGTGAACGGCGGCGACGTGGGGCGCATCGGCAAGGGACTCGTCCTCCTCATCGGCATGGGCCGGGAGGATACGGACGAGGACAGCCGCTACATCGTGGAGAAGTGCGTCAACCTGCGCATCTTTCCCGATGCCGAAGGGCGCTTCAATCTTTCAGCGCTGGATGTGCAAGGCGCGCTTTTGCTGGTGAGCCAATTCACCCTGTACGCGAAGACGCGCAAGGGCCGCCGCCCGAGTTTCACCACGGCCGCGCCGCCTGAACAGGCCGCGCCGATGTTCGAGCGGCTGACGGCGCAGTTCCGCGCGACGGGACTGGAGGTCCAGACGGGGCGCTTCCAGGAGCACATGCTGGTGGAGATCCACAACGACGGTCCTGTGACCATCATGCTCGATAGCGCGGAGCGCCACCTGAACCGGGACGGGCGGGAGAAGGCCTAGGGCACGGTCTTGGCGATGACGCCGCGCCTATCCAGATCCGCCATCTTCGCGCTCGCCAGGCTCAAGAGATCGCCATAGACGTAGGCGTTATCTTCTCCAAGGGTGGGCGGGATCTTCCGCGCCGTGACGGGCGTCTTGGAGAGCTGGGCGGGAAAGCCGTAGTAGGGATGCTTCCCTTCGTTGATGGGGCGATCAATCCACCAGAAGAAGTCGCGGTGCTTGA contains:
- a CDS encoding ferritin-like domain-containing protein; translated protein: MSASVTPKQAWETMRSLPHLQRIRRGDLEPGRWLNAEPGDGSGGWGSWGVKAKPSKRGLTLMNLIEAGDPPPPEDGFATQQIRGAAMDPRWPLYPMAYAANKRYQVWADNVMALYEEAVSRQWSATRDIPWERLTPLPRDLERALCMICTHFTRVEFLAADHLGEWLAKIGYAYHEVKMFLGAQIMDETRHLEVFRKRAFANGGGMGASMQPKMDTAAALGLMPDQPAIRADYNKNSYAVQFIDEGIVLDLFRFSEFLCQTEVDKIMFQRIMQDEARHVSYGAMRLKFHLENCPDREEETERLHALADTLEVSHAVSILLNPDTMEPSAVLAGGGAGKMDRGYEAYRQLYVRVREEYLRRCDTVGFSRRDRCLLPPEPPF
- a CDS encoding N-acetyltransferase family protein, with the protein product MTIRNLVIRDAVESDLPAIVAIFNEAVANGYSTAQTTPVTVESRIPWFRSHSPKRPFWVAEVDGKVAAWFSFQDFHDRSGYHITAEVSVYLTAAHQGHGLGKRLLEQAIAGAPKLGLRNLVGLVQAHNEHSVKLFTRAGFAEWGRLPKVAEMNGIERDLVIFGRRVP
- a CDS encoding SCO1664 family protein; translated protein: MAQRTKASSATLSLLRGGEVTNPRAIPAGHNAAFLVDVRQGDAACKAVYKPRDGERPLWDFPYGTLYRREYLAWRVSEALGWEIVPATAIREGPYGIGSLQLFIEAVPEAHYFTIQEQRRADLTPIAVFDCLINNTDRKGGHILQAKGDGRLWGIDHGLSFHAEPKLRTVMWELDKAPLPASLVPAIATLCHDEALTKEITSHLAPGEVTAFYQRVEALAAARAISFKPFADRRRPYPWPPL
- a CDS encoding zinc ribbon domain-containing protein — protein: MPIYEYLCPQEHRFELKQSFSAETIATCPTCSTQAKRLLHVPAVVYKGSGFYTTDYARKGTDSENGSKPDAKGEKKEGAAASSESKGEAKTETKTETKSESKNTPAKEASPAAAK
- a CDS encoding D-tyrosyl-tRNA(Tyr) deacylase, with the protein product MRALVQRVARASVAVNGGDVGRIGKGLVLLIGMGREDTDEDSRYIVEKCVNLRIFPDAEGRFNLSALDVQGALLLVSQFTLYAKTRKGRRPSFTTAAPPEQAAPMFERLTAQFRATGLEVQTGRFQEHMLVEIHNDGPVTIMLDSAERHLNRDGREKA